Proteins found in one Bartonella krasnovii genomic segment:
- the recJ gene encoding single-stranded-DNA-specific exonuclease RecJ: MQRSRYFLNVESSACGQAWLDALDIQGINNARAISQKFGFPDQLSRVLSARDVDETEAVAFINPTLRTLMPDPESFVDMQCATERIIKALLNQEQVAVFGDYDVDGACASALIARFFRYFGIEVKIYIPDRIVEGYGPNEQAMRMLVQEGARLIITVDCGANSSEAIKAARLAGADVVILDHHQMSEVHQEAVALVNPNRPDDFSGQGHLCAAGVVFVTLAWVHHLLRKKQFEGPLPDLLSMLDLVALATICDVVPLQGVNRAFVMKGLQVARSMHNPGIAALTKVARIGEPLNSFHLGFLLGPRINAGGRIGDQALGARLLSCEDKDEADRIAEQLNQLNQERQEMENIQLAQAESYIASLYQDQETPLSLVISHKEWHPGIIGILASRLKERFFCPVFAIALKEDGNGVGSGRSISGIDLGALVREAVTLNLLEKGGGHSMAAGITIQSTKIESFRKWLEEKVSVMVSQLHAKKSLSIDGSLSASGVNQALFELLEKAGPFGTGNATPVFVLPSHRLMNLSEVGKGHLRLIVSNVEGKKLQGIAFRAVGTSLGDFLSRNIGEMIHLAGHLSLNYWNGTINPQLRVIDAAAIV; this comes from the coding sequence ATGCAGCGCTCTCGTTATTTTCTCAATGTTGAATCTTCTGCTTGTGGTCAGGCTTGGTTAGATGCTCTTGATATTCAAGGGATCAATAATGCGCGCGCTATTTCTCAAAAATTTGGTTTTCCAGATCAATTGTCTCGTGTTCTCTCGGCAAGAGATGTGGATGAAACTGAAGCTGTTGCTTTTATTAATCCAACGCTGCGTACGCTCATGCCTGATCCAGAAAGTTTTGTTGATATGCAATGCGCGACAGAGCGTATTATTAAGGCTCTTCTTAATCAAGAACAGGTTGCTGTTTTTGGTGATTATGATGTTGATGGCGCTTGCGCATCAGCACTCATAGCACGTTTTTTTCGCTATTTTGGGATTGAAGTCAAAATTTATATTCCTGATCGTATTGTTGAAGGCTATGGGCCAAATGAACAAGCAATGAGGATGCTTGTGCAAGAAGGTGCCCGTTTAATTATTACGGTTGATTGTGGGGCGAACAGTTCAGAAGCCATCAAAGCAGCAAGACTTGCAGGTGCTGATGTTGTAATTTTAGATCATCATCAAATGTCAGAGGTTCATCAAGAAGCCGTTGCTCTTGTCAATCCTAATCGCCCTGATGATTTTTCTGGACAAGGGCATTTATGTGCGGCGGGTGTTGTCTTTGTTACGTTAGCTTGGGTTCATCATTTGTTACGAAAAAAACAATTTGAAGGACCGTTGCCTGATCTTCTCAGTATGCTTGATCTTGTTGCCTTGGCAACCATATGTGATGTTGTTCCATTACAGGGGGTTAACCGTGCTTTTGTGATGAAAGGACTTCAAGTTGCTCGCTCTATGCATAATCCTGGGATAGCAGCTTTAACAAAGGTTGCACGGATAGGCGAGCCGCTTAATAGTTTTCATTTAGGTTTTTTGTTAGGTCCTAGAATTAATGCAGGAGGACGTATTGGCGACCAAGCTTTGGGGGCACGTTTGCTCAGTTGTGAGGATAAAGATGAGGCGGACAGAATAGCAGAACAATTAAATCAACTTAATCAGGAACGCCAAGAAATGGAGAACATTCAATTAGCACAGGCGGAATCTTATATTGCTTCTCTTTATCAAGATCAAGAGACACCATTATCACTTGTCATTTCCCATAAAGAATGGCATCCGGGGATTATCGGTATTCTTGCTTCCCGCCTCAAAGAGCGTTTTTTTTGTCCTGTTTTTGCTATTGCATTGAAAGAAGATGGAAATGGCGTAGGGTCGGGACGCTCAATTAGCGGCATAGATTTAGGGGCACTCGTTCGTGAGGCTGTTACACTCAATTTATTAGAAAAAGGAGGGGGACATAGTATGGCAGCGGGCATTACAATTCAATCAACAAAAATTGAAAGCTTTCGAAAATGGCTAGAAGAAAAAGTTTCTGTTATGGTTTCACAATTACATGCAAAAAAGTCTCTTAGTATAGATGGTTCTCTTTCTGCTTCTGGTGTTAATCAAGCACTATTTGAGTTGCTTGAAAAGGCTGGGCCTTTTGGGACAGGGAATGCAACACCTGTTTTTGTTCTTCCCTCTCATCGATTAATGAACCTATCTGAAGTTGGTAAAGGACACTTGCGCCTCATTGTATCTAATGTGGAAGGTAAAAAACTGCAAGGTATAGCTTTTCGTGCTGTAGGGACATCGCTTGGTGATTTTCTGTCAAGAAATATTGGTGAAATGATTCATTTAGCTGGTCATCTTAGTTTGAACTATTGGAATGGGACGATCAATCCACAACTGCGTGTGATTGACGCTGCTGCAATAGTTTAA
- the rplM gene encoding 50S ribosomal protein L13 yields the protein MATFSQKPTEVVKKWVIIDAENLVLGRLATFVANRLRGKHKATFTPHVDDGDNVIVINADKIALTGKKYTDKKYYWHTGYIGGIKERTARQLLEGRFPERVIEKAVERMIPRGPLGRRQLKNLRVYAGSQHPHEAQQPESLDLSALNRKNKRIA from the coding sequence ATGGCAACTTTTTCACAAAAGCCAACTGAAGTGGTGAAAAAATGGGTTATTATTGACGCAGAAAACCTTGTTTTAGGTCGTCTTGCCACATTTGTTGCGAACCGCTTACGTGGCAAACATAAAGCTACATTTACGCCACATGTTGATGATGGAGACAACGTCATTGTCATCAATGCCGATAAAATAGCTCTTACTGGTAAAAAATATACAGATAAAAAATATTATTGGCATACCGGCTATATTGGTGGAATCAAAGAACGTACAGCGCGTCAGCTTCTTGAAGGACGTTTTCCCGAACGCGTTATTGAAAAAGCTGTAGAGCGTATGATTCCGCGTGGTCCCCTTGGTCGCCGTCAATTGAAGAATCTCCGTGTTTATGCTGGAAGCCAACATCCACATGAAGCACAACAGCCCGAGTCTCTTGACCTTAGTGCTTTAAACCGCAAAAACAAAAGGATTGCTTGA
- the rpsI gene encoding 30S ribosomal protein S9, with amino-acid sequence MAEINSLAELSVVTNTVETHENVAPIHVQKLDSQGRAYATGKRKDAVARVWIKPGSGKITINNKEFDKYFARPVLRMILRQPIVATNRETQFDIIATVAGGGLSGQAGAVRHGISKALTYYEPELRPILKKGGFLTRDSRVVERKKYGKAKARRSFQFSKR; translated from the coding sequence ATGGCTGAAATTAATTCTCTTGCTGAGCTCAGTGTCGTAACAAATACTGTAGAAACTCATGAAAATGTCGCTCCCATCCATGTACAAAAGCTTGATTCACAAGGGCGTGCCTATGCAACAGGAAAACGTAAAGATGCTGTTGCTCGTGTATGGATTAAACCAGGTTCTGGAAAAATTACCATTAACAACAAAGAATTTGACAAATATTTTGCTCGTCCTGTTTTGAGAATGATTCTTCGTCAACCAATTGTTGCAACAAATAGGGAGACCCAATTTGATATTATTGCAACCGTTGCAGGTGGTGGCCTTTCTGGACAAGCTGGTGCAGTACGCCATGGTATTTCAAAAGCTTTAACCTATTACGAACCAGAACTTCGCCCAATTTTGAAAAAAGGGGGATTCCTTACCCGCGATAGTCGTGTCGTTGAACGTAAAAAATACGGTAAAGCAAAAGCGCGTCGTTCTTTCCAGTTTTCGAAACGTTAA
- a CDS encoding response regulator: MSKKVMIVEDNELNMKLFRDLVEASGYETVETRNGLMALDLARSSMPSLILVDIQLPEVSGIDVIKQLKEDEELRSIPVVAVTAFAMKGDEERIRASGCEEYMSKPISVPHFITMVKHFVD, translated from the coding sequence ATGTCAAAGAAAGTCATGATCGTGGAAGATAATGAGCTTAATATGAAGTTATTCCGTGATCTTGTAGAAGCGAGTGGCTATGAAACGGTTGAAACACGTAATGGTCTTATGGCATTAGATTTAGCGCGTTCATCGATGCCATCTCTTATCCTTGTGGATATTCAGTTGCCAGAGGTCTCTGGAATAGATGTTATTAAACAATTAAAAGAAGATGAGGAACTGAGATCAATCCCTGTTGTTGCTGTAACAGCTTTTGCTATGAAGGGAGATGAGGAACGAATTCGTGCCAGTGGATGTGAAGAATATATGTCAAAGCCTATTTCTGTCCCCCATTTTATCACAATGGTAAAGCATTTTGTGGACTAG
- a CDS encoding ABC-2 family transporter protein yields the protein MEQGDEMKIILYFIGMNMRRQLVYGKNFIGEFILSLCYYFIQFTFIDRISCFSGNIGSYSRDEIHFIFVVFILLGIFLNIFTSSIETFFEKVAEGKIEGYLTKPVSIWLLILLGWCRPLYLIKFSIVGVSAYSFVSLPDMSEIKLKWFSFIIAIGCAFIVNMCFFMMFNFITFMTNRKMPVAYFHAMLYQLSFIPIAIYPLNLVKWLLFLLPLAFSASLPVSFLFGKNEWNIGYLLLSTFLSIAMTFMVYKKTMRKFNGLGG from the coding sequence ATGGAGCAGGGGGATGAGATGAAAATAATTCTTTATTTTATCGGTATGAATATGCGCCGACAACTTGTTTACGGTAAAAACTTCATTGGAGAATTTATTCTTTCTCTGTGCTATTATTTTATTCAATTCACCTTTATTGACAGAATTTCTTGCTTTTCAGGAAATATTGGGAGCTATAGCAGAGATGAAATTCATTTTATCTTTGTTGTCTTCATTTTACTTGGAATATTTTTGAATATTTTTACCAGTTCTATTGAAACATTTTTTGAAAAAGTAGCAGAAGGTAAAATTGAGGGCTATTTGACAAAGCCTGTTTCAATTTGGCTGTTAATCTTGCTTGGCTGGTGCAGACCTCTTTATCTGATCAAATTTTCGATTGTTGGTGTGAGTGCTTATTCATTTGTCTCTCTACCAGATATGTCGGAAATAAAGCTGAAATGGTTTTCCTTTATCATTGCAATTGGTTGTGCCTTTATCGTAAACATGTGCTTTTTCATGATGTTCAACTTTATAACATTCATGACCAACCGTAAGATGCCTGTCGCTTATTTTCATGCAATGCTTTACCAACTTTCCTTTATCCCCATAGCAATCTATCCCTTAAATCTTGTGAAATGGCTGCTGTTTTTGCTGCCTCTAGCTTTTTCTGCTTCCCTTCCTGTATCATTCCTTTTTGGTAAAAATGAATGGAATATCGGATATCTTCTGTTGAGCACTTTTCTTTCTATTGCCATGACTTTTATGGTCTATAAGAAAACAATGCGTAAATTTAATGGATTAGGGGGATAA
- a CDS encoding ABC-2 family transporter protein, translating to MFFTDFVMGTLSPFMIQLLLWNALFSDTGDNINGFGFHDMMYYYAFALVFSRLNNGYGIIQSFSKHVKEGQLEVYLTKPFSYMTQMLLPFLGESVLYTIPLIALFTIKLILSYENILGLIIAFLLFFLIFVLSQLLCFFLSFAIALLSFWVIEYNILLSFSILSSALLGGTLLPPSFWPTWLIPLMQFNPYRFIISAPAEFLSTKKLAVFQQFMLGSTFYILCLLFFIHLVWKKGMKAYHGAGG from the coding sequence ATGTTTTTTACTGATTTTGTCATGGGGACGCTCTCGCCTTTCATGATTCAACTTCTGTTGTGGAATGCACTTTTTTCTGATACGGGCGACAACATAAACGGTTTTGGCTTTCATGATATGATGTATTATTACGCCTTTGCCTTAGTATTCTCACGCTTAAATAATGGTTATGGAATTATTCAATCTTTCTCTAAACATGTGAAAGAAGGTCAATTAGAAGTCTATCTCACCAAACCATTCAGTTACATGACACAAATGCTGTTGCCCTTTTTGGGTGAGAGTGTGCTCTATACCATTCCTTTAATCGCTCTTTTTACTATAAAGCTTATTTTATCCTATGAAAATATTTTAGGATTGATCATAGCTTTTCTGTTATTTTTTCTCATTTTTGTTCTCTCACAATTGCTGTGTTTTTTTCTCTCCTTTGCCATTGCCTTATTGAGTTTCTGGGTGATTGAATACAATATCTTGCTCTCTTTTAGTATTCTCAGTTCAGCACTTCTTGGCGGTACCCTTTTACCTCCCTCTTTTTGGCCAACATGGCTTATTCCATTGATGCAGTTTAATCCTTATCGTTTCATCATATCAGCCCCTGCTGAATTCCTCTCCACAAAAAAACTAGCTGTGTTTCAACAATTTATGTTGGGGAGTACTTTTTATATTTTGTGTCTTTTATTTTTTATTCATCTTGTCTGGAAAAAAGGAATGAAAGCGTATCATGGAGCAGGGGGATGA